Proteins encoded together in one Psilocybe cubensis strain MGC-MH-2018 chromosome 8, whole genome shotgun sequence window:
- a CDS encoding Repressor of filamentous growth 1 gives MPAFRNIAPIRHSARLVNHIPAISDAAGHTIKNEAPDISLPLSLAPSTNGLEDTSHRAHNPQPLPSLFDDINSTAATGRTKRPSHARRREPGHIPRPCNAFILFRSKFVSSAYFGKDEHQNELSRSAGKVWNSMSKEEKEPYRAAAEIQKMEHKAKNPGYRYNPGRVERTKSATAAKKSTSKAKRGRKLDDCSPLSFSSSGSSSTTPSESPVHTPPFFPVKAADEQAAYDQNANVFDGAQYVLSDEQGVCSSLSRLYNSVAQSTAPNPCTSMEPHDHQMEVERDPPPPFHPHLDPVTGQFAYQDYSHDFMADSLPTLPHIHTTPYEAIDNAIDISSIPSLNTQFDFPSAAFSFDDPNANCTDLLGGISEGNGTSTSKAEDQANSFPNDCYKHGDLEKYHEALFNEFFNFDQ, from the exons ATGCCTGCGTTTCGCAATATCGCGCCTATCCGACACTCTGCTCGTCTTGTAAATCACATTCCGGCAATCAGTGACG CGGCAGGGCATACCATCAAGAACGAGGCGCCCGATAtttctcttcctttgtcTTTAGCACCGTCGACGAATGGACTCGAGGATACATCTCATAGAGCCCATAATCCACAGCCACTGCCTTCGCTCTTTGATGATATAAATAGCACAGCGGCGACTGGACGAACAAAACGGCCCAGCCACGCTCGTCGTCGTGAGCCAGGCCACATCCCCCGCCCGTGCAACGCATTCATCCTCTTCCGCTCCAAATTCGTCAGCAGCGCGTATTTCGGCAAAGACGAGCATCAAAATGAACTCAGCAGGAGCGCAGGGAAAGTGTGGAATAGCATGtcaaaggaggagaaggagccGTATCGCGCGGCCGCTGAGATTCAGAAGATGGAGCATAAAGCGAAAAATCCGGGATATAGGTATAATCCCGGGCGCGTTGAGAGGACAAAAAGTGCAACGGCGGCGAAGAAATCTACTTCCAAGGCGAAGCGTGGGAGGAAGTTGGACGATTGTTCGCCTTTGTCTTTTAGTTCGTCGGGATCTTCGTCTACTACGCCCTCGGAGTCCCCTGTCCACACTCCCCCTTTCTTTCCCGTGAAAGCGGCAGATGAACAAGCTGCGTATGATCAGAATGCAAATGTATTTGATGGGGCGCAATACGTATTGTCTGATGAGCAAGGCGTATGCTCATCTCTGTCTCGCCTCTACAACTCGGTCGCGCAAAGCACTGCACCTAATCCCTGTACCTCGATGGAGCCACAT GATCATCAAATGGAGGTTGAAAGAGACCCTCCTCCGCCTTTCCACCCCCATCTTGATCCCGTAACAGGTCAATTTGCGTATCAGGATTACAGCCACGATTTCATGGCTGACTCTCTCCCCACTCTTCCGCACATACATACGACACCATACGAGGCGATTGACAACGCTATTGATATTTCTTCCATTCCAAGTTTGAATACTCAATTCGACTTCCCCTCCGCGGCGTTCTCGTTCGATGATCCCAATGCCAATTGTACAGACCTTCTGGGAGGCATATCCGAAGGGAATGGAACCTCCACTTCGAAAGCGGAAGATCAGGCTAATTCTTTCCCCAATGATTGTTATAAGCACGGCGACCTAGAAAAATACCATGAGGCCCTTTTCAACGAATTCTTCAACTTCGATCAATAA